A window of Candidatus Angelobacter sp. genomic DNA:
CCACGTGGCGGTTGTGCGGGGCTCGTTGACGGCGCCAAAGATCGCGGTCGTGGATTACAAGGAAATCGTGAATGGCAAAGCGCCGGACGTATTGTTGGAACCGGGCGACATAGTTTACGTGCCATTCACGCCGTATCGCACGCTGGTCAGGTACGCCGACCTGATCGTTAGATCGTTTGTCCAGACCATTGCCATCAACGAAGGCGCGCGGGCTGTTTCGCGCAACGTAAACCCTGTGGGTGTGAACATTGGGGTTGGCGGCTCGTCGGGCACATCCATTCAGCCCTGACCATCGGTTCCCCGAAGGGCCGTTGTTTTCTCGCGCGGCCTCGTGGTAAAGGGGCGTCCCTACGGACGGAGGTATTTGGCCACTGCCTGGGTACGAGAGCGGACGTGGAGTTTGGAGTAGATTTTGCGGACGTGCGTGTGAACGGTTTGAAAGGAGATGGAAAGCAGATCCGCAATTTCCTTGTTCATGTAGCCCTTGGCGAGCAGATCGAGGATCTCCCGTTCGCGTGGCGACAAGGTTTCGGTTGGCGATTCCTCTGGCTCCGAAGGGTGAAAGGAGAGGATTACCTTCCGGGCAATGTTGCTGGACATGGGCGCGCCGCCGCCATGGACCTCCTGAATGGCAGCGAGGATTTCAGCCGGTGGCGTTTGTTTGACAAGATAGCCGTTGGCTCCGGCCTTGAGCGCTTGAAAGATCAGGTCGTCGTCTTCATAGGCCGTCAACATGATCACCAGCAGATCCGGTTCGGTCGTCTTGAGCTTGCGGACGCAGTCGATCCCGGAAAGGCGCGGCAGATGAATGTCCATCAGGACGACGTCAGGTTTCTCCTCTGGAATGAGTTTAAGCGCCGCCTCGCCGCTTCGATGGGCGCCCGCACAGCGAAAACCGCGAGCGCCGTCAATCAGCGACATCAGGCTTTCCCGGACACGGTCGTCGTCCTCGACAATGGATACTTTGATAGGCATAGGTTTTTTTGGGTCCACACGGGTTCCAGTGTCGGTGAACCACGCGCTTCCGGTTCGTTTGCAACGGGCGTTTGCGTAAGGTCAAGCCGCACTAGTTTGCGCGACGCACGCACCTTTGGGAATACCCCAAAAAGGGTAGGGCCGCGAACGGTTCAGGTTCGATGACGACGGCGTTCTTGATTCTTCATTCCTGTCTTCCATCACTTCTCCAGAGGGCGTTTTAACGGGACGAATAGCTCCAGCTTCGTCCCCCCGCCAGGGCGGCTATCCAGCCGGAATTCCCCGCCGATGGCAGCGAGTCGGTTCTTCATGTTTCTCAAACCGTTTCCATCAGGTCTTCCCGAGGCCACCAGAAACCCACGGCCATTGTCCTCGATTG
This region includes:
- a CDS encoding response regulator transcription factor; this translates as MPIKVSIVEDDDRVRESLMSLIDGARGFRCAGAHRSGEAALKLIPEEKPDVVLMDIHLPRLSGIDCVRKLKTTEPDLLVIMLTAYEDDDLIFQALKAGANGYLVKQTPPAEILAAIQEVHGGGAPMSSNIARKVILSFHPSEPEESPTETLSPREREILDLLAKGYMNKEIADLLSISFQTVHTHVRKIYSKLHVRSRTQAVAKYLRP